In the Gloeocapsa sp. PCC 73106 genome, one interval contains:
- a CDS encoding gamma carbonic anhydrase family protein, whose amino-acid sequence MLNFQPSFWSVPDFSVAAFIAPNATVIGNVSLSTGVSIWYGAVVRADVEVIKIGAYTNIQDGAILHTDPGKPTILGEYVTVGHRAVIHAAQVEVGCLIGIGAVVLDGVRVGAGSIVGAGAIVTKDVPPRSLVVGIPGKVVRSLTAAEGSELLEHAQKYAKLALVHAGKDTDLGFF is encoded by the coding sequence ATGCTTAATTTTCAACCATCTTTTTGGTCGGTTCCTGATTTTTCGGTGGCGGCTTTTATCGCTCCCAATGCTACGGTCATCGGCAATGTCTCCCTAAGTACAGGGGTGAGCATTTGGTACGGCGCTGTAGTACGAGCTGACGTGGAAGTAATTAAGATTGGGGCTTATACTAATATTCAAGACGGCGCTATTCTACACACCGATCCGGGTAAACCAACAATTTTAGGAGAGTATGTTACAGTCGGTCACCGTGCTGTCATTCACGCGGCTCAGGTTGAGGTAGGTTGTTTAATTGGGATTGGGGCGGTTGTTTTAGATGGGGTGAGGGTTGGAGCGGGAAGTATTGTAGGCGCAGGGGCGATCGTCACTAAAGATGTTCCTCCTCGTTCTTTGGTAGTGGGTATTCCGGGTAAAGTGGTGCGATCGCTCACCGCAGCAGAAGGGTCAGAATTATTAGAACACGCCCAAAAATACGCCAAATTAGCCTTAGTACACGCCGGAAAGGATACGGATCTAGGCTTTTTCTGA